The sequence TCAGCGAAAATCGCTTTTGTTTTATCTGTAATGGCTGCACGGAAGTTTTCAGGGTCCGTCGCATCCACAAATTTCACATTGATACCATAGCGTGGTAGCGATACCGCGAATAAATTGTAAGTACCACCATACAAATTACTTGCAGCTACGATTTCATCCCCAGCACCTGCGATATTTAAAATCGAAAATGCAATAGCCGCCATTCCTGAAGATAATGCAACTGCCGCCGTTCCACCTTCTAGTAAAGCTACACGCTTTTCAAATACATCGACCGTGGGATTCATAATTCGTGTATAAATATTGCCTGACTCTTTCAAAGCAAATAAATTTTGTGCATGCTCCGTGTCACGAAATACGAAAGAGGTTGTTCTGTGAATCGGCACCGCACGTGATCCTGTTACTGGATCCGGCTCTTGGCCACCGTGTAGAAGAAGTGTTTCGGGTTGAAGTTTTGTCATTGTCATTACCTCCAGTAGTTTTCTAGATGGATATTTTTGGATATGCGCGGAGGCGTCGGGGATACATTAGGAATAAAAAATAACCCCCTTCGCTTAACGCTAAGAAGAGGGTTACGCTTTCGCTTATTCCTCCTCTTATCTTTCAGACCGTTTACACGAATCTGTAGGAAGTAGCACCTGTGCAAGTTAATCACTTGCCGGTTGCCGGGCATCGCAGGGCCTAGTCCCTCCGCCGCTCTTGATAAGAGTTTGATTGATTTAGTTTTCCATCTTGAGAAGTAGTATAGGTGAATTCTTAATACAATGTCAAGTGTTTATTGAAAGTTTTTTCAGAATTCTAGATTTACTCTATGATGTTATACTAGATGAATCACTATTTTGGGGGAATTAGTATGTGGTTGTGGGTTATAGGCGTGCTCCTTTCGGGGTATGCCATCGGATGCTTACATGGTTCGGTTATAGCGCAGAAGATTTCAGGGGTTAATTTAAAAGAAACTGGGGTTAAAAATGCCGGTGCTTCGAATGCTACAATTGTCTTAGGGAAAAAGTTTGGCGCACTTGTTGCGGCGATTGATATTGGAAAAGGTGCACTGGCTGTACTGCTTGTACACTTTTTTCAGTAAATGCAGGATTGCCGGCGGATGATGTCTCACTACTACTATTCTCGGCAAGCGCTGCAACCGTCCTCGGACATAACTTCCCGTTTTACATGCAGTTCAATGGCGGCAAGGGAACTGCGACGGTTATCGGTGTGCTACTTGCACTCGATTGGCGCTTCGGTCTCATTGGATTTGCATTGTTAGTTGTCGTTGCGCTTGTGACAGATTTTCTGGTGTTTGGTGTATTGATGTTATATGTGACACTCATCGCGCTCGCTCTATGGACAGAAGGCTACTGGCCAATTGTAATTGCAATTATATTGTTCGTGCTAGCCGTATGGAAGCATGTTGAAAATTTCCAGAGAATAAAAGAAGGCAGTGAGAAGCGTGTCTTAGCAGTTTTAAAAAAGAAATAATATCAAGACCTACGCTTTCATTTCTAGTAGAACAAAAGCGCTAAAGCGCCTCTGTCCACGTCCCAAGTGTAAACAATTCACTTGGGACTTTTCTTCGCCCTCCGCATGGTTCCACCACAAAAAGGACATTCCATCTCAACTTCTTCGTCCTTCTTTAATTCCACTTGAAAATCTTGTACAACAAAATCAGGAACATCGTCTTCTTCACGACAATCCACACACTCAAATAATACTGTCTCCATTTCTTCGTTTAAACCAAATGGATCATCTTCCTGTAATGATTGTAGAAATTCTTTGCTCAATTCATCCCGTTCTTTGTTTCCTGTCATTTGCTGATTCTCCTCGTATTTTGATAATCTCCATCCCCTCCATGTAATGATACAAAAATCCATAGTCAGCATGCCAGATTTCCACTAAATCCATCTCACGATGGCAATGTGGGCACAGGAAAGGATCACGATTAAAGGCCTCAATCATACGCTGTCGATACGTTTTCTTTTTTGTTTCCTCTCCAACAGTAATGATAATTGTCTTGTGCGCATGAACGCATAAAGGGTCAAAACTTGTTTTGCCTTTTTATGTTTCGTTCTGCTATACAACCCAAAACGACCCACCATTCTAAAGTGTTTGGGTGGGATGTGCTGTAAAATATTATATAGAAATCTATACGCAGACTGTTTCACATCTACTCTTTTTCCTGTTTTGTGATCCTCATACCAATACGTGACCATCTTACCGTCATATTCTTCTATGCGATATTCAGCAATTGCAGGTCTAGCCAAGTATCTACCGATGTATTTGGCAGCTCCTTTTGCATTTTGCATTTTCTTTTCCGCATTTACATAAAAGCCCTTCGGATAACGACTGTACAAGTCATTTACTAAATCCTGTGCTCTTTGATCATCAGAAAACCACTTTTTCACCAAATCAAGAAGTACTTTCTGCCAAGATTTCCTCAAGTATTCATACGGAATATATTCGCTTGGACTCCATTCGTTCCGATTATCAATTGCACCTTCTGTCACTAAAGCATGTATATGAGGATTGAATTTCAAATCCCTACCAAAGGTATGGATTACCGTAATAATACCTGTTTGTAACTGACGCTTCTTACTTTTCCGTTGGTAATAAAATTGAAAAACCTGAGCTACCTGTTGACTCAGTTCATTCAACTTTTACGATCTTGAAAAAAGATGTTTCTAAGTTCCTGTGGAACTGTAAAAACCATATGACGATGTGGAACATTCAATATCAGTTCCTGCTGTTTATCGGACCAATCATCCGTATATTTTTTCCCGCACTTATTACAAAAACGACTTTTACATGTGAAACAAACGAATACAGGCCTTGGGTTCCCTTCGCATCCTAAACATTCATATTTAGCATACCCCAAATCAGAAGACCCGCATTTGATTGTTTTTAGAACTGTTTCCTTGATATCCTCTCGATAAGATTCCGGAAATAAGTGCTCGTGTAAATACCAAAATCCCACGAAATGATCTTTCAATATTTTCTTGATGACTCCTTCATTATCTCGGCCCATATTCCATCCTCCTATCGTTATACGAACAGTTTATCGAACAGTTATCCACAAGTCGAGAACTTTATAATTTCCTAGACAAGAACAAAAGCGCAAGCGCCTGTTCAGCCCCGACAAGTAGGAAGGATGAACTTCAATCCTTCCCTGCTGGAGGGCTTGAAAGTAAAGGCGCCCTTTGCCTTAACTAGCAAGACCGAAGCGACTCGAGGGGCTAGGCGCTGGAGCCTAGACGAGAAATCACCCTATTCCGACTTATCCACAGTATGAGAATTTTATAATTTCCTAAGCTACAAGAAAGTCCATTCGAATCGGCGTTCCTGCAAATTTCGTCAAAATATGGTACACTAGGTTAGTAGACAACTTGAGATCTATCATTTTCGTTGAGTTGTGTTTCATCTTGTATGCCCCGCTTAGGATTTGGCCTAAGCATTTTTTACTTTATCTGATTCCAGATAATGCCTCCGGCGGATGTCATGGATTTTGAAAGGAATTAATCGAGCTTACTCGATTCAAAATTCGGACGCAATTACGCGAAGGCGTAATTGATAAAGGGCAAAGATGAAAATAAACACTAGGGGGAATTCGAATGGCTTTTCCACGTAAGGAAAAAGATGTATCGGATTTTGTCGCAGCGCGCAAAATCGATGAAAAGATTTCGTTTGTCCGTAATGACCATGAAGTAAATGGTACTATTTTCAAAATTCTCGAGAACTCTGTGATTGTTGAGATTTCTTCGAAGGATGCTGAGCTCATTGGTGCCGCGTCCAATCTTACTGTTGTTGCACATAAAAACTATTCTATCGTTTAATCAATACATGAAAAGGCATCCGCTAAAAAAGTGGGATGCCTTTTTTCTATACCGTTCTTACTATAAATTAGTGCCCTCCCTGCAACTTATTTAGACTTTGGATAAATTAATGGGGAATTAGAGCCTATAATGTTCTATTCACTCAACTTAAAGTGAAAATCCTAGCTTTCCTTTCTT comes from Sporosarcina sp. FSL K6-3457 and encodes:
- a CDS encoding glycerol-3-phosphate acyltransferase — translated: MWLWVIGVLLSGYAIGCLHGSVIAQKISGVNLKETGVKNAGASNATIVLGKKFGALVAAIDIGKGALAVLLVHFFQ
- a CDS encoding glycerol-3-phosphate acyltransferase, with translation MPADDVSLLLFSASAATVLGHNFPFYMQFNGGKGTATVIGVLLALDWRFGLIGFALLVVVALVTDFLVFGVLMLYVTLIALALWTEGYWPIVIAIILFVLAVWKHVENFQRIKEGSEKRVLAVLKKK
- a CDS encoding DUF2187 family protein, whose translation is MAFPRKEKDVSDFVAARKIDEKISFVRNDHEVNGTIFKILENSVIVEISSKDAELIGAASNLTVVAHKNYSIV